In Actinomycetota bacterium, a genomic segment contains:
- a CDS encoding TadE/TadG family type IV pilus assembly protein, with amino-acid sequence MLRRHPSFARRLAGSDQAQATAEFALVLPLLLLVFLLFAQAVMVMRAQIAVTAAAREGARKGVETGNPVLIEGAALRSAAGLDPDKVRVEVSSGPRKRGEWVRVRVEYEVPVAIPAVSRFFPAVTVSGNAEMRIENDREGS; translated from the coding sequence TTGCTCCGCCGTCACCCGTCTTTCGCGCGGCGCCTCGCGGGCTCCGACCAGGCCCAGGCCACGGCCGAGTTCGCGCTGGTCCTCCCCCTGCTCCTGCTGGTCTTCCTGCTCTTCGCCCAGGCGGTGATGGTGATGAGGGCCCAGATAGCGGTGACGGCAGCGGCGCGGGAGGGGGCGAGGAAGGGAGTGGAGACGGGCAACCCCGTGCTCATCGAGGGGGCGGCGCTGAGGTCGGCCGCCGGGCTCGACCCCGATAAGGTCAGGGTGGAGGTCTCCAGCGGGCCGCGGAAGCGCGGCGAATGGGTCCGGGTGCGGGTCGAATACGAGGTGCCCGTGGCCATACCCGCGGTGAGCAGGTTCTTCCCGGCGGTGACGGTGAGCGGAAACGCGGAGATGCGCATCGAGAACGACCGGGAGGGGAGTTGA
- a CDS encoding serine hydrolase, with the protein MGRCGIWAFLPLLLIASFLLNSHAVGAGAGSTPDGPPGVAAETAGVIDPTSLSGMMRDVAERYPGDYGIYLRVLETGEEAGYQPDRPFYAASCYKLFLVMYIYESAAAGRIDLNTVIAYQGGDHADGTGIIQFMSGDRAFTVRQLCDYAIVYSDNIAAKMLKRVYGYHAFRDYARSLGCVVTATYGLDLTTAREMCTGLDRLMRFAAADPLGQEIVGFLRRSIYKSRIPAGLPAGVDVGNKTGDYGGYLNDAAVVFEGDVTYFLCVLSSGASGDGGHVEVSRNVYEAIACGCCGGGHCETGTTAPGTAWYFAEGTTRPGFDTYLCLANPGEEAARALVTAMDQYGRSHDLPVTVPAGSRTSLNMNALVGPDLDIAMRVTSQRPILAERPVYFRYLGQWSGGHCAAGVASPGTAWYFAEGTTRPGFDTYLCLANPGEEAARVSVEYLFGGGPSTWRTYAVPAGSRLSLSLNQEVGVGRDVSMAISSDAPVLAERPMYFRYAARASGGHCAAGVAVTAPMWCFAEGCSRAGFDTFLCIANPGPRAAEVSVTLLDEAGRRYGLELSVAPASRTTLCTGDLVGGEHDISAVISSSSGIVVERPVYFLFASRSLAP; encoded by the coding sequence ATGGGACGGTGCGGCATATGGGCTTTCCTTCCTCTCCTGCTCATTGCGTCTTTTCTGCTGAACTCCCATGCTGTCGGGGCGGGCGCGGGGTCCACCCCGGACGGTCCGCCCGGTGTTGCGGCCGAGACGGCGGGAGTGATCGACCCCACTTCCCTAAGCGGCATGATGCGGGACGTGGCGGAGAGGTACCCGGGGGACTACGGCATATATCTCAGGGTGCTGGAGACGGGAGAGGAAGCGGGTTACCAGCCCGACAGGCCTTTCTACGCCGCCAGCTGTTACAAGCTCTTCCTGGTGATGTATATATACGAGAGCGCCGCCGCGGGCCGCATCGACCTCAACACCGTCATCGCCTATCAGGGCGGGGATCATGCTGACGGCACCGGCATCATCCAGTTCATGTCCGGCGACCGCGCCTTCACCGTCCGCCAGCTCTGCGACTATGCCATCGTCTACAGCGACAATATCGCGGCGAAGATGCTCAAGCGCGTCTACGGCTACCACGCCTTCCGCGACTACGCCAGGTCCCTCGGCTGCGTGGTGACCGCCACCTACGGCCTCGACCTGACCACCGCGAGGGAGATGTGCACCGGCCTCGACCGCCTCATGCGGTTCGCGGCGGCCGATCCCCTGGGGCAGGAGATCGTCGGTTTTCTGCGCCGCAGCATCTATAAGAGCCGCATACCGGCCGGGCTGCCAGCGGGGGTGGATGTGGGCAACAAGACCGGCGATTACGGCGGCTATCTGAACGACGCGGCGGTGGTCTTCGAGGGGGACGTCACCTACTTCCTCTGCGTCCTCTCCTCGGGCGCCTCCGGTGACGGCGGGCATGTGGAGGTCTCCAGGAACGTCTACGAGGCCATCGCCTGCGGTTGCTGCGGCGGCGGCCACTGCGAGACCGGCACCACGGCTCCGGGTACCGCCTGGTATTTCGCCGAGGGCACCACCCGACCCGGCTTCGACACCTACCTCTGCCTGGCGAACCCCGGGGAGGAGGCGGCGCGGGCCCTGGTCACCGCCATGGACCAATACGGCCGCTCCCACGACCTCCCGGTGACCGTCCCCGCCGGGAGCAGAACCTCCCTGAACATGAACGCCCTGGTGGGTCCGGACCTGGATATCGCCATGCGCGTCACCTCGCAGCGGCCCATCCTGGCCGAGAGGCCGGTCTACTTCCGCTACCTGGGCCAGTGGTCGGGGGGCCACTGCGCGGCCGGGGTGGCGTCGCCCGGCACCGCCTGGTATTTCGCCGAGGGCACCACCCGACCCGGCTTCGACACCTACCTCTGCCTGGCGAACCCCGGGGAGGAGGCGGCGCGGGTGAGCGTGGAGTATCTCTTCGGCGGAGGGCCCTCCACGTGGCGCACCTACGCGGTGCCGGCGGGGAGCCGGCTCTCGCTATCGCTCAACCAGGAGGTGGGTGTGGGGCGTGACGTCTCCATGGCCATCTCGAGCGACGCCCCCGTCCTCGCCGAGAGGCCCATGTATTTCAGGTATGCCGCGCGCGCCAGCGGCGGGCACTGCGCGGCCGGGGTCGCCGTCACCGCCCCCATGTGGTGCTTTGCCGAGGGTTGCTCGCGGGCCGGTTTCGACACGTTCCTATGTATCGCCAATCCCGGCCCGCGCGCGGCGGAGGTGAGTGTCACCCTGCTGGACGAGGCGGGCCGGAGGTATGGCCTGGAGCTTAGCGTGGCCCCCGCCTCGCGCACCACCCTGTGCACGGGTGACCTGGTGGGAGGGGAGCACGACATCTCCGCGGTGATCAGCTCAAGTTCAGGTATCGTGGTGGAGCGCCCCGTGTATTTTCTCTTCGCCTCGCGCTCACTTGCCCCATGA